In the Colletotrichum higginsianum IMI 349063 chromosome 7 map unlocalized unitig_7, whole genome shotgun sequence genome, one interval contains:
- a CDS encoding Major facilitator superfamily transporter, giving the protein MSLDNGQKPSLDMKEDKNAPVVSEADAELAEALRNYVPGTREEKQLVRKIDIFLMPMLWIMYILNYVDRTNILADRPKQGNAKIAGMQKDLGLTDDGYAWVLSIFFFGYLICEVPSNMILSRSRPSIFLPGIMLVWGALSALMSVSKSYGALLAFRFILGCVEAGFFPGVLYLLSCWYTRAELGKRFAIFYTAAVLSGAFGGLLAGAITANLDNAHGIRGWRWLFIVEGVATVGVALIAFFVLLDYPATARQMTPEQRRLASIRIIADGIASGGQNRKRLSHRDALVAAVSDPRTYAFILLFMLDVGAGTISYFIPTITLTLGYDTVTAQYMTVPIYAVASVCLNVVAWSSDRHVERRWHVAAPLALGFACSVVCAAVQTPMVRYVMICFVAAGIWSALPLVLSWTSGVISLPPEKRAIVLAMVNAFGNFSSVYGSRIWPSRDAPAYHVGFGVTAAFLGAGMIVAVLMPLFVKWVDWKGTKAEREVLAEEQE; this is encoded by the exons tcgccgaggcgctgAGGAACTACGTGCCCGGCACGCGCGAGGAGAAGCAGCTCGTGCGCAAGATTGACATTTTCCTG ATGCCCATGCTCTGGATCATGTATATCCTGAACTACGTCGACCGCACCAACATT CTCGCTGACCGTCCCAAACAGGGCAACGCCAAGATCGCCGGCATGCAAAaggacctcggcctcaccgacgacggctACGCCTGGGTGctgtccatcttcttcttcggctaCCTCATCTGCGAGGTGCCGTCCAACATGATCCTGAGCCGCAGCCGGCCGTCCATCTTCCTGCCGGGCATCATGCTCGTCTGGGGCGCGCTGAGCGCCCTCATGTCCGTCTCCAAGAGCTACGGCGCGCTGCTGGCGTTCCGCTTCATCCTGGGGTGCGTCGAGGCCGGTTTCTTCCCGGGCGTCTTGTACCTGCTGAGTTGTTGGTACACGAGGGCCGAGCTGG GCAAGCGCTTCGCCATCTTctacaccgccgccgtcctctcGGGCGCGttcggcggcctcctcgccggcgccatcaccgccaacCTCGACAACGCCCACGGCATCCGCGGGTGGCGCTGGCTGttcatcgtcgagggcgtggCCACCGTCGGCGTGGCCCTCATCGCCTTCTTCGTGCTGCTCGACTACCCGGCCACGGCGCGGCAGATGACGCCGGAGCAGCGCCGGCTCGCGAgcatccgcatcatcgccgacggcatcgcgTCGGGCGGGCAGAACCGCAAGCGGCTCTCGCACCGCGACGCCCTGGTGGCGGCCGTGTCGGACCCGCGGACGTACGCCTTCATCCTGCTCTTCatgctcgacgtcggcgccggcaccatCTCGTACTTCATCCCGACCATCACCCTGACGCTCGGCTACGACACCGTGACGGCGCAGTACATGACGGTGCCCATCtacgccgtcgcctccgtgTGCCTCAACGTCGTCGCCTGGAGCTCCGACCGCCACGTCGAGCGGCGCTGGCACGTCGCGGCGCCGCTGGCCCTGGGCTTCGCGTGCAGCGTCGTGTGCGCCGCCGTGCAGACGCCCATGGTGCGCTACGTCATGATCtgcttcgtcgccgccggcatctggtcggcgctgccgctggtGCTGTCGTGGACGAGCGGCGTCATCAGCCTGCCGCCCGAGAAGCGCGCCATCGTGCTGGCCATGGTCAACGCCTTTGGCAACTTCTCGAGCGTGTACGGCAGCCGCATCTGGCCGAGCCGCGACGCGCCGGCGTACCATGTCGGGTTCGGCGTCACGGCGGCGTTCCTGGGCGCCGGCATGATCGTTGCGGTGCTGATGCCTCTGTTTGTCAAGTGGGTGGACTGGAAGGGGACCAAGGCCGAGAGGGAGGTTCTTGCGGAGGAGCAGGAGTAA